From Populus trichocarpa isolate Nisqually-1 chromosome 19, P.trichocarpa_v4.1, whole genome shotgun sequence, a single genomic window includes:
- the LOC112328819 gene encoding taxane 13-alpha-hydroxylase, whose product MDLMILFEHPSFESKVSSPTIILVTLLALVAGFYYKHKASKHAGKKLPPGSLGFPLVGESISLVRAQKRDKIDDWMWKRIDKFGPIFKTSIFGTKTVVLTGQAGNRFLFSGGDGISYKQPKTIASILGKYSLFEISGSRHKLIRGAIVGFLKPERIQKIVGEINLLVQQQLSKELDGEDSVKIVPFMKRIAFNITCNIFFGIPDGKEKDTLFEEFSVAVKGCWAVPLDIPGTVFHRAMQARARLCKILSKIIDERKRQMEEGTVDVNENIIYSFLSLRDENDEPLIEEEILDMVLSLIMASHDSTTILLCLLVRLLSRDAEIYNKVLEEQREVIKVKGGRDGKITWNEIQMMKYSWRVAQEVMRFYPPIFGNFRQITKDIEFDGFDIPKGWQVLWVASGTHMDKSIFEDPEKFDPSRFDTSSKTFPPYTYVPFGAGLRICPGADFVRIESMLVIHHFITKYQWKEIIPDEPIIRDPMPYPAMGLPVKFYPRSGDLAIAGNDI is encoded by the exons ATGGATCTCATGATTCTTTTTGAGCATCCGTCTTTTGAATCCAAAGTATCCTCACCAACCATAATTCTAGTAACACTGCTTGCCCTTGTTGCAGGATTCTACTACAAACATAAGGCCTCAAAACATGCAGGCAAGAAACTCCCACCTGGTTCATTGGGATTTCCACTCGTGGGCGAGTCTATAAGCCTTGTGAGGGCACAGAAACGAGACAAGATTGATGATTGGATGTGGAAACGGATCGACAAGTTCGGACCAATATTTAAAACCTCAATTTTCGGTACCAAGACTGTGGTTCTGACAGGCCAAGCTGGCAACAGGTTTTTGTTCAGTGGAGGTGATGGCATCTCTTACAAGCAACCAAAGACGATTGCCAGCATACTAGGAAAGTACAGCCTCTTTGAGATTTCTGGGTCTCGGCATAAGCTTATCAGGGGTGCAATAGTTGGGTTTTTGAAGCCCGAGAGAATCCAGAAAATTGTAGGTGAAATAAATTTACTGGTCCAGCAACAACTATCCAAG gAATTGGATGGAGAAGATTCTGTAAAGATAGTTCCATTCATGAAGAGGATTGCATTCAATATCACTTGCAATATCTTTTTTGGAATACCAGACGGGAAGGAAAAAGATACGCTCTTTGAAGAATTCTCAGTTGCTGTTAAAGGGTGTTGGGCTGTTCCCTTGGATATTCCAGGGACTGTATTTCATAGAGCAATGCAAGCTCGAGCTCGCCTCTGCAAAATACTCtcaaaaattattgatgaaaggaaaAGACAAATGGAAGAAGGGACAGTTGATGTCAATGAAAACATCATCTACAGCTTTCTTAGTCTGAGAGACGAAAATGATGAACCTTTGATAGAAGAGGAGATTCTTGACATGGTCCTATCCTTAATAATGGCTAGTCATGATTCAACCACGATTCTCTTGTGCCTGCTCGTGAGGCTCCTTTCTCGAGATGCCGAGATATACAACAAGGTTCTGGAAG AGCAAAGGGAGGTCATCAAGGTTAAAGGAGGCAGAGATGGGAAGATCACATGGAACGAAATTCAAATGATGAAGTATAGCTGGAGAGTAGCTCAAGAGGTCATGAGATTTTATCCTCCAATTTTTGGCAACTTTCGACAGATAACCAAAGACATCGAGTTCGATGGCTTCGATATTCCCAAAGGATGGCAG GTTTTGTGGGTGGCTTCTGGGACGCACATGGACAAGAGCATTTTTGAAGATCCAGAGAAGTTCGATCCCTCAAGATTCGACACTTCATCTAAAACATTCCCTCCATACACCTATGTTCCTTTTGGAGCAGGCCTGCGCATCTGCCCTGGAGCAGACTTTGTTCGAATTGAATCAATGCTGGTAATCCATCATTTTATAACGAAGTATCAGTGGAAAGAAATCATTCCTGACGAGCCTATAATTCGTGATCCCATGCCTTATCCAGCAATGGGCCTTCCTGTAAAGTTTTATCCAAGAAGTGGCGATCTGGCCATAGCAGGCAACGATATCTGA
- the LOC7459239 gene encoding uncharacterized protein LOC7459239, translated as MASAGIRLEGNGLCRFSGNNPVKNAHLWPCNVKISSNLCDGARFRRGRVSMSMKSITTPGIVKTADSSDGNKKSAVLYEKVEQWMRDSVVEIVNNLREAPLLVHVYAEESGGMTVLKTEKEVAEEKWPGLMERWEKRETQLPDGVIFVEKLEDGEEEEEDAITRAWGIVVQGRGVDCGPVCYLLKTSRVGAGPGLGLCCTHFCLMKVQSFRETARSQFKNCWLSQGL; from the coding sequence ATGGCATCAGCGGGCATTCGGCTTGAAGGGAATGGTCTTTGCCGGTTTTCTGGAAATAATCCCGTCAAGAATGCCCATCTGTGGCCATGTAATGTCAAGATATCCAGCAACTTGTGTGATGGTGCAAGATTTAGAAGAGGGAGGGTCTCGATGTCAATGAAGAGTATTACAACGCCGGGAATTGTAAAGACAGCCGATTCTTCTGATGGAAACAAGAAATCTGCAGTTTTATATGAGAAGGTTGAACAATGGATGAGGGATTCTGTGGTGGAGATTGTCAACAACTTAAGGGAAGCGCCTCTTTTGGTCCATGTATACGCGGAGGAAAGCGGTGGAATGACGGTGCTGAAGACGGAGAAGGAGGTGGCGGAGGAGAAATGGCCAGGTTTGATGGAGAGATGGGAAAAGAGAGAGACCCAGTTGCCTGATGGGGTGATTTTTGTGGAGAAACTGGAGGAcggtgaagaggaggaggaagatgCGATTACCAGGGCATGGGGGATCGTGGTGCAAGGGAGAGGAGTGGATTGTGGGCCTGTCTGCTACTTGCTGAAGACAAGCAGGGTTGGGGCTGGGCCTGGTTTGGGCCTGTGCTGCACTCATTTTTGTTTGATGAAGGTACAGAGTTTCAGGGAGACAGCCAGGTCTCAGTTCAAGAATTGCTGGTTGTCGCAAGGGCTATGA